ACTGGGTAACTTATCTGCAGGTTATTGTTTGGTAAGTATATCATTACAATCTGAGGCCTATTGCATGAACTGGGTAACTTATCTGCAGGTTATTGTTTGGTAAGTATATCATTACAATCTGAGGCCTATTGCATGAACTGGGTAACTTATCTGCAGGTTATTGTTTGGTAAGTATATCATAACAAGCTGAGGCCTATTGCATGAACTGGGTAACTTATCTGCAGGTTATTATTTGGTTAGTCTGCACATGCAAGCAATTCAATTGACCAACAGgcattattggataaatattgaccaatcaataaatcCTTTGGCTAAGTTgaaccaaaccaaagaattatCTGGTTTTGTTTTCCGAGACAAGCATAGTATAACAGTCTGGTAAATACTGACATTGCTAATAAACCACTGACCATTGGCTTTGCACTCTGTCGCTGTCCAGGAGAAGCCGGCCTTGCAGCCACATTTGAAAGTGCTACAGGCGCCCTTGTCTCCTAAATTCCCTGATTTACAGTCCGTGTCGGTGGTGCAAGTGTCGTTGTATCCTGAGTAAAAAAGGGAAAATATTAAGATTAGACGAAATGATGAAATTATTAAGATGTTATAACTGATAAGCAAGAATACTGTAAAAAGAGTAATATGGTTTTATCGATCGAATGAGGTTAAATAAGGTCTTCACgacacatgtacatttgtattgCATTCAGATGCATTCAGATGCATTCAGATGCATTTTagctcaaataaacaaaaacatcaaacctCCAAACATGTATCGCAGTGAAGAGGATAGTATAACAATTAGGGAAATACATAGCAAATGAACCTCTTACCATTAGCTCTGCACATATCCACTTCCCATGAGAAGCCGTCCTTGCAGTGACACATCTTAGTGTCCATGCTACAGGTGCCATTCTCTCCTAAACTCCCTAGTTGGCAGTCCGGAGTGGTATTGCAAGTATCGTTGTACCCTgatttaaaaacgtttaaatgGCATATAAAATGTGATAAGTATGTATACTTTATAAAGGTATGGTAAAGTATCATTGTATCCtgagtaaaaacaataaaatattgagaTAATATGGCATATAAAAATGTGATATGTACGTAGATTAGATAAATGTATGGTAATCTAAAGAAGAGATAGAAGGAAAAGAGAAATCAAGTGTCAAGTTAGGGTTAAATTAAGGTCTTCATGACACATGGAATGCAAACTCGAATAAAAAGATGTAAAAGTCCAATCATGTATATTATACCAACCAGGCAAATTCTTACGTATCTAAGCAACTACTGACCATTGGCTTTGCAGTTGTCCCCTTTCCAGGAGTAGCCGTCTTTGCAGTGACACATCTTAGTGGTGTTGTTACAGGCACCCTTGTCTCCTAAATTCCCTGACTGACAGTCCGGGGTAACAGAGCAAGGATCACTGTTTCCTGATTAAATGCGATAAAATGTTAAGACAAGATCACatataaaacttgtttatgaTACGTGTTTAAGTATTGTTCCTTAATGTAGGGatcaattatgacatttttccgctagtatattatcaaataacaaaatttaatgcACGTTGATAGTTTGAACCATAGACATCTAGTcattttctttagaaaaaaataattaatatattattatataaataatggtatatatatatttatttatattttaattcataatttgaTTTGCAATACCTCTAGGCACGCAGTCACTGCTTACGTTCGTGTATGCGGGTTTGCAAACACATACGTTGTCGGTGCATGTCTCGTTGGCGTTACAAAATGATACATTTCCTTCTGGGCACTCAGTACCAGGTGCTGAAATTTTGAAAGGAAAATTAGTGTGTTATGCAGAACTGCGAAATCATTACGatctatttattttaggttGACAGTGAGTTACGACATAAACGGATATGAACCCTGTGGAGGAAATTTGttaaagagataaaaaaaaaatgcatgtggTCGAACTTGATCATTTAATCACGATCTCGTTTGCGTTACATAGTAACGTGCATTTCCGGGTGCTGAAATTCTGAAAGTGCTGAGTTATACGCAACTGCATAATAATGAGACTAAAATGCGCGGTGTTCAGGGCCTTTTACTATCAGATGAGTGTTCTGTTACGCGTGATTATGTAGAAAACGAAGGCTTATTCTGTAATCAATGATGATGGATAGTAACACCATCCATAACGTCAATTTTacttagagctgcactctcacagatataccatttttacaacttttttttatttttttgtcttgaaaagagcaaattttggcaTAAACGTCTGCAAACCAATGCtataagattgctgaaaaaaaatcagttcgtAGATTTTCagatttccgttcgaaaattaatgttatatggcttaaaccgttactaacggtttacgaaaaatgcataaaacatccttttttgaacttaaacatcattttgcgatctattttttgtcagcagtcatatataacataagaTTAAAGAGGACATGAATTACATTAGATGGGAATGCTTACACAGTTCCACTTTGCATACCCAGAACAACACACACGTTACATTTCTTATCGAAATTTCGTACCACATTTTCAAGCTTAGAATGAACAAACTTTAGTTTGACTTTTGACTGGAAGCTTCAAACAACAATTTTGGACCCTTACTCACACTGACCAAAGTAAGGTtagaataaatatgtttacatttcgTTGCATCGTTCAGAACTTCTTATCTTTACATCTGCaattaacatttgaaatgatttcattgaaacaaggacatttaaaaaaatgtgggCATATGAATAGTTATAGATGAAATCAAGCTCTTCTTCCGAAGTCGTCAAGGCGGATTGAGTAGTAGATTGCACGAAGATAGACAGTCGGATACTGTGACATCACCGCTTGTTAACCATGGGGGGAGTAGCTGTGTGTTTGTTCTTGAGTACAAATGCAATGTTTCCATTTGATCGGACTGCAAAATATATTCACGATCTCGAAagatgtgtatatttaaacaacttctatgttgttgtttttaaaggtAACTTTTGCCTGCTTTTGGGGCAAAACTTATAGAAAGATCAATATACCACACTTTATTCTCTTAAGGAATCGCTTTTGCAGCTTATGTCACACACCATTGTCAACAGAAGTGTAGGACATCGCCTACACCACCACAGCCGATAGTAGCCATTAGTTGGACTAAAGGGCCCATTTGTgcagtttatttcatttcactgaTCATTTATAAACTTACAGCCTTCAACAGAAACGTAGGGCatcgccaccaccaccaccaccaccaccaccacagcCGATAGTAGCCATTAGTTGGGCAATAGGGCCCATGTGTGCAGCTTATTACTTTTCACTGATCATTTATAAACTTACCGCCTTCAACAGAAACGTAGGACATcgccactaccaccacaaccgCCAGTAGCCAGTACTTGAACTCCTGCAGCATAAGTAAACGTGTGCATCAACTATGAACTATAGTAATTCAATGTGTAGCAATGGTGAAATTTAGTATAACTTTGTAAAACAACGATGAAACATAGTATTATTATGTGTAACATTGATACAATACAGTGTGCACAATGATACAATACAGTGTGCACAATGATACAATACAGTGTACACAATGATACAATACAGTATTGCTATTtgtaacaataatacaatacagTGTGCACAATGATACAATGCAGTATTGCTATGTGTAACAATAATACAACAGAGTATGCACAATGATACAATACAGTATTGCTATGTGtaacaatgataatacaataCAGTATTCACAATGATACAATACAGTATTGTAATGTGTAACCTTGATACAATACAGTATGCACAATGACACAATACAGTATTGCTATGTGCAACAATGATACAATACAGTATTGATATGTGTAACAATGATACAATACAGTATTGTTATGTGTAACAATGATACAATACAGTATGCACAATGATACAATACAGTATTGCTATGTGTAACAACGATACAATACAGTATACACAATGATACAATACATTATTGTTAAGTGTAACAATGATACAATACAGTATTGCTATGTGTAACCTTGATACAATACAGTATGCACAATGATAAAATACAGTTTTGCTATGtgtaacaataatacaatacagTATTGCTATGTGTAACAATGATACAATACAGTGTACACAATAATACCATACAGTATTGCTATGTGTAACAATGATACAATACAGTATTGCTATGTGTAACCTTGATACAATACAGTATGCACAATGATACAATACAGTATTGCTATGTGTAACAATGATACAATACAGTATTGCTATGTGTAACCTTGATACAATACAGTATGCACAATGATACAATACAGTATTGCTATGtgtaacaataatacaatacagTGTGCACAATGATACAATACAGTATTGCTATGTGTAACAGTGATACAATACAGTATTGCTATGTGTAACATAGATACAATACAGTATGCACAATGATACAATACAGTATTGCTATGTGTAACAATGATACAATACAGTATGCACAATGATACAATACAGTATTGCTGTGTGTAACAATGATACAATACATTATGCACAATGATACAATACAGTATTGCTATGtgtaacaataaaacagtacaGTATGCACAATGATACAATACAGTATTGCTATGtgtaacaataatacaatacagTATTGTTATGTGTTACAATGATACAATACAGTATTGCTATGTGCAACAATGATACAATACAGTATTGTTATGTGCAACAATGATACAATACAGTATTGTTATGTGCAACAATGATACAATACAGTATTGTTATGTGCAACAATGATACAATACAGTATTGCTATGTGCAACAATGATACAATACAGTATTGTTATGTGCAACAATGATACAATACAGTATTGCTATGTGCAACAATGATACAATACAGTATTGCTATGTGCAACAATGATACAATACAGTATTGAGTTATTTTTCTCTTCAGTACAACTATTTTTTGTATAGTAAACATGGGTACCAAAATAATTTGGATTTAGAGAAGGGGGAAAACGCCGCATCTTTActtttttaagtattaaattaGACGACTTTGACCTCGAAGTTTAAAATTATGGTAATATCGCCTCCAATATTAAACGTGGAAGGTAATATATGTAGTAGATATTGTACgagtttttctttaaaagtgtcctcttacaggCGTACGAAgccgtttcgctaggacgaaTACAATTTTTGACCAATGCGAAGCCGAGGATaaaattggtgttcgtcctagcgaaacggtttcatacgtctgtaagaggacacttttgaaaaaaatcacgagtaactgtatctgacttatacgacgataagtgtattgaatatattagtgagcaaataaatgcattaataaataaatagatacagatttataaatagataaaaaggaatatttttccgaaagataaaagattattatcatggcatttctaaatacaatgtatcggctaattttaccaatacatgtacatgtgattCTTCACATAGTTATTTTTAGTACATAGTTAATAGCCCGGCAGATTAAgtcaatattaagaaaaatcATTCAGTTTGTGATACAAGCATCAAAATTTGCATAGGTCACTTATTCGGAAAAACCCGTTAGccatctttttttccaaaatggcggccattttcaagatggccgccaatcCCATTGAAAAAAATTAATACAGAAGTTGACCAAACAGTTCTATCTTAATGATTTTGGATGTGATATAAGGTTATTTCTGTATGTATAAGTTGGTCAAATCTTTTTGAAAAGCTCGAAACTGATGTGATTGATATTGACATTTTCATCAGCTTTTTGTTGTCAATTGTACTTTTATACTTCtatatatatcctttatacGAAAGGAGTCAAAATCTTCATTCTATTGTCCCTTTGTCTCGTTTTGGTAATATCTTCCTACAAATCACGGGTGTTTAGCTTGTAAACAAAGATGGGACAATGTCAATACGgcgtacatatatacatacattcagGAAATGAAATCCCTGGGAAGCACGTACACTATAGCAGATAAAGATAAAACTCGTAAATATCTtacaaccagtgatataaaacagctgacaaaagatcatatcgcagattttcatatttactttcaaaaattaatgatttttatctaaaagcgttactaacgctttaataaaaatgcataaaacattaagttttgaaaacctgcgatctcattttttgttagcagtcttatatcactggttttcattcattttcgcaaaaatttgctcgttccaagaaaagaaataaaaaagttgacaaaacgttcaatctgtgagtgtgcaggtTTAAATCCTGGTAAATGTATCTCTAATTTTCTTCgttttaatttataatccaAATGATACACTGCATTTCTTGCCGAATTTCGCGTATTTATATTTCCATCATGCATTTTCtgcatttatttatacaatgaGTTATACATGTGCAGAACGAAATCCTGTTTAAGTCCTTGAGATAAACTGCTGAACTGGAAACAACATGAACAGGCCCAGTGGCCAAATGGAATGCATAGCTCCTTGTTTGGAGTAACATCTCCAGTGCAAGCAATCGGAGCAATACAATGTCATGTTGTATTTTCTtaagcaaaaaacaaaacaaaataacaatgacTTTCATACGATTCCTTTCATATTATACAAGACTTTTTAGTACAccgtttgaaaaaataaaatgtatgctGCACTCACCATTTTCACAGTCACTTCAGTATACCAGACCTAATTTGCATCCAATCTCCTCGAAAGACCCGAACGAAATAAAGAGGTGAGGCTTGTAAAGGAAGTTTTCAGTTTCAGCACGTGTTCGGTTTCACATCACTAGCGAATGGTACAATTTCGTTTTCAGTGTTTTGCAATAGTTGTTTGTGCCAtactaaaagtaaaaaaagagaCCTTATTGATTTTCTTCACTTATTATTGACGAAACGAACAATTATTGCATCTTAGTGTCGTAGTTTCGTTTCATTAATTGTGTCGTAGACCAAATGCTGGTTGTCTCTACATGGTGGTCGTAATTCGGGTAAAAGACGAAATGTTGCCTATGCCTACACTGTGGACGATGTACGGGTCGTTGACGAAAGGCTGCCTGTGCCTGCAACGTGGACGAAGTAATGGTCGTTGACGAAATGTTGCCTGTGTCTGCAACTTGGACGATATAAGGGTCGTTGACGAATTGTTGCTTGTGCCTGCAACGTGGACGAAGTACGGGTCGTTGACGAAATGTTGCCTGTGCCTACAACGTGGACGAGGTCCGAGTCGTTGACGAAATGTTGCCTGTGTCTGCAACGTGGACGAAGTATGGGTCGTTGACGAAATGTTGCCTGTGTCTACAACTTGGACGAAGTACGGGTCGTTGACGAAATGTTGCCTGTGTCTGCAACGTGGACGAAGTACGGGTCGTTGACGAAATGTTTCCTGTGTCTGCAACGTGGACGAAGTATGGGTCGTTGACGAAATGCTGCCTGTGCCTGCAACGTGGACGAAGTACGGGTCGTTGACGAAATGTTGCCTGTGTCTGCATGGTGGACGATATAAGGGTCGTTGACGAAATGTTGCCTGTTCCTGAACTTACAATGTAGACGGAGTACAGGTCGTAGACCAAATGTTGCATGTACGTTCATAGTGGAGGAAGTATGAGACGTAGACCAAATGTTGTCTGTGCCTAAACAGTGGAAAAAGTAAACCAAATGTTTTTGTCTAGACAGTGGAAGAAGTAAATCAAATGTTGTCTGTACGTTCATTGTGGAATGGGACGTAGACCGAATGTTGTCTTTGTCTAGACAGTGGAAGAAAAGACCAAATGATGTCTATGCCAATAAGTTGACAATTGAAATATGGCAAATGGTAGTATACATTGTTTTTGGATATTTAGAATCAGAATTTACAGacatttattcaatacatatacattatgaTGATTATACTATAAACTGTTGACCATAATGTTCAGCGGAGTGCACGGTCATCATCTGTATCAACGTACTTGCGTATATGCATTGAACGATGTTTCAGATCTTTGGTTGTGTCTTATGCATGCGCTATTTATTTCCTCGCATGCCTTTGGGCATTTGACGGGCATTTGTCCATATAGCAAATAATCGATATGGTACTTTTACTGTGCGAGTTGTAATGTTTTGAAGGATTAGGTGACTAAAGAGATGATACTCACTTTGCAAACTATATGTGTTTATGCTAAGTACACTATGCTAGTAAATTGTAAAACCTTTTATCAACATCAATTGCAATGGCCGGCGTTGGTTTCATTAGTTCACCTAAAACTTGCAACATATGTACTTTATGAAAAAATGAGATTCATATTTGCGTCCAGGGAATATTAAACTTTGGCCCTCTTTccatacatttttgttttcatagttTTGTTTATAACTGAACTGTTTACGAATATTCATGATAAACACACGGACAATATTACTGATACGCAGTATTTTAAAgagttaacataaaaaatagcgCAATACTTCAAGGCAGCTCAAATATCATCTCAATCTAAGAAATGACGAaaactttttgcatttttcttcctaaagaatttatatttttggtttgaatatatatttcaaaatgtatttgtcaatgtgCATTCAGTACATAGATGAAtagataaaagtaaaaataaaatatatatttaatattcattcaATGCAAATCATTTTCATTACGGTACAGGTCAGATTGTATTTAATAGatacatgttgtatttcaaTTATGGTTCTAGTCAGTGCCTTGGTAACCTTTAATCATGAAAACTTTCAGCATGTTGCCTGACAATAAATACGAATACATTTACCCCGGTTGAAAACTTCCTCAATTACATTTTGAAACCCAAGTTACGCATAATACTAAGTTATGTCTATATCTGATATCCTAGTAGTATTTTGAACTTCCTGAATGTGGGATCGTTCCAGTCACTTGTAAACAAGTTGCGAACTAACATTCAGTGCAAGACGGTCATAACTATGCCTGAAAGTTAATGTATTTAGTGTGTTCATACCATTCACCACAATCTTGTACGCACTTACACAATATACAAATGACATCATGAAAGCtagtattattttgatattggaAATGTACAGTTTTCATAAATACGCCCTGTAAGCTATGACTGTATTTGAGATATTCTAAAACAAGTATTACCACTTAtgcaattgtaaccacgcccccccccccccacggtccagggaatagcggggactttgactttcggtccagccaagcctggATAAAATAtccgccctgtggggacgaactgctggtgaaatccccgccaaatacccccgcacccaaggaccataggtaaggcccattccccgctaatTTTGGCGCGtagataaaaccaccgcattcatccggcactatggggccacctggaaggtataaacacggcccatttccccggctatccccggagTACACCCGGACCTTGGggccgtggttataattgactggtgcactatgTCATATACCCTTCAATTTATCCACCATGTTTTAACCAGtagaaatattgaataattacaTCAGCCTTTACATCAATATAAGCAGCTTGAAGGAATGAGAGAAGCGAGACATAATAGACTAAGCTTCAAAGCTTCCGTCTCAATTTTGTTTGTGCGGGTATCACTTTTCCTTTTGTTCGTGTGCCTTTGCCATATAAAGCCTCTGTTTTTACTCATACTCTGTACATCTATACATAACCAAACAAAGGCGTCACGCGTATCAGATGAAGTGGCAGTCTTTATCGGTCATTGATGGTGAATAACATTGTTACTACTTGTCTagtaataaacataattagaataatgtatatcattacataaaataagttttgattatatcatatatgattaaatcaaaacattaaagttttaCCACCCTTGACCGATATTGCCACCCATGACCCTAAATTAAAGACCAATTACCTCAGAAATGAACTATTCTTTTTTGATCATTATTGGCTTGCGAACCACGAGATAAATAGCCAACCTGTAGCATGACATATTAGTACTTGTCTTATCATCTTTACGCAAAAATGTctccaaattaaaatgatacGGCTATCAAACACAGTTTTAGTTTTATccagttttcattgtaatgttAGAACTGGTCCATTGTCAATGTACGTGTagtattaaagggactgtacgcCAGATTggcagcaaaaaaaataattctgttacacatctcaggacaattatttaataaaatatgtaactctttgatatcataatattaaaaaaaaataccaaaaaaaaatcgtGTCGGAGACTGAGTTCGAacctgtgtcgccaaaattgcagttcagtgttgtatcaactgtgctacgaaggtttaccctggaatatttaagctatatacctaacttggtaatatcacgtgatagcatcgactagccaatcacgcataaggaatgaattctactaggtagacatacctagtaatcttttttaatggaaaaatacgaaaaaaattcgaaaaataaattaattgtaaactatgtgatacttaagttaaaaagttccaatgcattgtacacatcgataccaagtttatgtcaattttctctctttttttttcgctatttcatcatatggagtacagcccctttaagctTGTGAGGCAATTGCGTGCGATAAGTCAATTTATTTGTGtccatacttttatttatttatttccctCTTCCTAGTCTGAGCTAAAtttgtataatgtattatatattttgccattaGTTACTCTTTCCCATaaattgtgtataataaaaACTGATCTTCTCCAACAAAGATTAATTTACGCCTAAATATTTATAGATCAATACAAAGTAAACTATGGtagcatattactgccgtaagatagcCTGAactgtttcgtgttaaccacttaatggttgagataattatctagctatctagtaaATATCCGCGCTacttttttggtaagataaatataataagactaaaaacaggattgaaagtgcccagaactgccacctattaccTTTTTAGCTACACAacattaacaggttatctagttatggtttgcgaattccacttagtaAGTAACATAAAAActggtaaaataaataagataaactCGATACAACTACGGATTCTGAACAGTCGTACCTCGATATTACTACGGAGGCTGAACAGTCGTAACACGAATAGTACGGACTGTGAACAGTCGTAACTCGATACAACTACGGACTCCGAACAGTCGTAACTCGATAACTGCGGACTCTGAACAGTCGTACCCCGAAAAGTACGGATTCTGAACAGTCGTACCTCGATAGTACTACTGACTCTGAACAGTCGTAACTCGTTATTACTACTGACTCTGAACAGTCGTACCTCGATATTACTACTGACTCTGAACAGTCGTAACTCGATATTACTACTGACTCTGAACAGTCGTACCCCGAAAAGTACCGATTCTGAACAGTCGTAACTCGATATTACTACTGACTCTGAACAGTCGTAACTCGATATTACTACTGACTCTGAACAGTCGTACCCCGATATTACTACTGACTCTGAACAGTCGTAACTCGATATTACTACTGATTCTGAACAGTCGTACCTCGATATTACTACTGACTCTGAACAGTCGTAACTCGATATTACTACTGACTCTGAACAGTCGTACCCCGAAAAGTACGGATTCTGAACAGTCGTACCTCGATATTACTACTGACTCTGAACAGTCGTAACTCGATATTACTACGGATGTTGATAAGTTGTAACTCGATACAACTACGTAGGCTGAACAGTCGTAACTCGTAACTACGAAGTGTGTACCTTTTGAACACGATTTCTTGATTTTTGCGATAAACCGCCAATCAACCAATAATATGGTAAAGTGCGTTCCATGTCTTGTAATGCTTATGCAAAACGGTCTACAAACGTAAACGATATGGCTATTTCTTTTACATCAAGGAAGTCACAGTTTTAGCTGTGTCCAGTTGTTTAAGTAATATGAAAACAGGCACAtgctgaatataaatattttgtgctTCAATCTTGCAATGTTTTCGTACCTCGTTTGtgatatataatttcattttcccCAAACACTGTCCCTATAATGGTAACAGTTAGAAGCGGAGTGATCTGTTCTAGGTGGTCATATGTATGCGCATAGAAGCTTTATATGGGCTTATTAtctctagcaacatgtgtacctagcctcatgtgaatatcttgatcGGTATTTTAGTTATAGCCAAAAATAAAGGTAATTTTCAGAACGAGGCTCTCACATTGCCAATGCCACGATTGTTTTCTTCGAAAATGGACGGGCATCT
This genomic stretch from Mya arenaria isolate MELC-2E11 chromosome 10, ASM2691426v1 harbors:
- the LOC128205110 gene encoding multiple epidermal growth factor-like domains protein 10, with the translated sequence MEFKYWLLAVVVVVAMSYVSVEGAPGTECPEGNVSFCNANETCTDNVCVCKPAYTNVSSDCVPRGNSDPCSVTPDCQSGNLGDKGACNNTTKMCHCKDGYSWKGDNCKANGYNDTCNTTPDCQLGSLGENGTCSMDTKMCHCKDGFSWEVDMCRANGYNDTCTTDTDCKSGNLGDKGACSTFKCGCKAGFSWTATECKANGYNDNCTADTDCQSGNLGDMGACSTGKCGCMKGHSWTAAMCKTNEYNDTCTADTDCQSGNLGDMGACSTGKCGCKKGHSWTAAMCKTNGVSGLTVSITLMLGVLLSKRIF